The proteins below are encoded in one region of Dioscorea cayenensis subsp. rotundata cultivar TDr96_F1 chromosome 18, TDr96_F1_v2_PseudoChromosome.rev07_lg8_w22 25.fasta, whole genome shotgun sequence:
- the LOC120283002 gene encoding mannose-specific lectin-like → MAIIQQVLQTLLLLFSIQLAFLICSGLGSNFMIGGDVLTAGGQNLTYMEYSLTLQSDCNLVLKNGSTRVWETMTGGYSAECYVTLDLNGKLAVWHPRFRYPLWSSGIMSQVGYYALVLRYDGTLRIYGPQLWSAGSSSAQLTAGIVGWTWTKTTESVLYSGDVAPIGTTIVNGNNELTLLDDCNLVLNGDGATKWQTGVTDRTMHDCYVNLEANGELRVKHWGGDVLWTNRVASPTYSEFVLVLQTNAMLTVYGPVIWSNVISGAVSGKIDTVSAD, encoded by the coding sequence ATGGCAATAATCCAGCAGGTCCTCCAAACCCTTCTGCTTCTCTTTAGCATTCAGCTCGCCTTCCTCATCTGCTCTGGTTTAGGTTCCAACTTCATGATCGGAGGCGACGTCCTGACAGCGGGGGGCCAAAACCTGACGTACATGGAATACTCCCTGACCCTGCAATCTGATTGCAACCTCGTCCTGAAAAATGGCAGCACAAGAGTGTGGGAAACCATGACAGGGGGCTATTCAGCTGAGTGCTACGTCACTCTGGACCTGAACGGCAAACTCGCCGTTTGGCACCCACGTTTTCGCTACCCACTCTGGAGCAGCGGCATTATGTCCCAAGTTGGGTACTATGCCCTCGTCCTCCGCTATGACGGCACCCTTCGTATATATGGTCCCCAGCTTTGGAGTGCTGGGTCCTCTTCGGCACAACTAACAGCAGGGATTGTTGGTTGGACTTGGACGAAGACCACTGAGTCAGTGCTCTACTCCGGTGATGTAGCACCCATCGGAACCACGATCGTTAATGGGAACAATGAACTCACACTGCTGGACGACTGCAACCTGGTGCTCAACGGCGACGGAGCCACAAAATGGCAGACTGGTGTCACTGACCGAACCATGCATGACTGTTACGTTAACTTGGAAGCTAATGGTGAGTTGAGAGTGAAGCATTGGGGTGGTGATGTTCTCTGGACTAACAGAGTGGCTTCACCCACGTATTCGGAGTTTGTTCTCGTGCTGCAAACCAACGCCATGCTCACTGTCTATGGCCCTGTAATCTGGTCTAATGTCATCTCCGGTGCTGTTTCCGGCAAGATTGACACGGTCTCTGCCGACTAA